TATCTAAGAGAAGCAGGCAATTAGAACGAAAAAGCTGTTTTGTGATAGCAACGAATCAGCTTGATTCAAGCGAACTAAATGACCAAGAAGTAATTGATGTTTACAAGAATCAACAAAAAGTTGAAAGAGGATTTCGTTTTATGAAAGACCCCATGTTCATGGCATCGACGCTGTTTCTAAAATCGCCAAAAAGAATCATGGCTCTAATGATGGTTATGACTTTGTGTTTGCTGGTATATGCTGCCTTAGAATACCGTATACGTGAATCTTTAGCTTTGTCAGGAGAAACTTTTCCTAGCCAAACAGGTAAAGAATCATCCACGCCGACCGCTCGTTGGGTATTTCAATACTTTTCGGGCATCCATGTCTTGATAATCAATCAACATCAAGAAGTGATACTAAATCTAAATTTACATCATCAATTATTGCTGCATTTACTGGGAAATAAGTATGAAAGCTTATATTCTGGAACGGGTTAGTTGGTATGCGGAATGTAGGCTATATGTTTAATGTGAGTGCGTGCGCGTGTGCACTCACATTGAAAGCCTCTTTTCTTTAGCCATTAGTTGGAGGCTTTCGCCCTCCGTCATATGAAGTGCAACACCACTCTACACTAAGCCGCCATTAAATTCTCTAAAAAAACACGATTAGGTGCGCGATAATCTAAACTCGCCCTTCTTCTCGCATTCAGTGTATGCTCTATTTTTGCTATTTCATCATCACTTATTTCATTAAAATCCGTTCCTTTAGGAAGAAAACGTCTTATCAAACCATTTGTGTGCTCATTTAGACCTCTGTCACAAGAACGATAAGGTCTAGCAAAGTAGAAATCAGCATCAGTAATCTTTGAAATATCCTCATGACCAGCGAATTCTGTCCCGTTATCTGAGGTAATCGTTTTAAAGTCAAAGAAAGTTGAGGCGACTATACTTCTGAAGGTCTCAACAACGGTTTCTGCACATTTGTTGGCCATTTTCCTTATACAACACATCTTATTGGCTTTATCAACAAGGGTTAACAAGTAAGACTTGTGATCTCGACCTACTATCGTATCAATTTCAAAATGACCAAATTCAGTCTTTTCGTCAGCAATAGCGGGCCTTTGCTCAATACCAACGCGGT
This DNA window, taken from Piscirickettsia litoralis, encodes the following:
- a CDS encoding IS30 family transposase → MAYRHLNEKDRFYIEQRLSEGDSMRSIARELGFAPSTVSRETKRHTPSDFNGLYCHRLATRCAQEKRANAKQGQAFQQISEKAKVLIHERLSTHTSPDVISKELIQEHDIQVSESTIYRYIHEDREKGGELYKSLPHSGKAYKKKMKSGDKTKIPNRVGIEQRPAIADEKTEFGHFEIDTIVGRDHKSYLLTLVDKANKMCCIRKMANKCAETVVETFRSIVASTFFDFKTITSDNGTEFAGHEDISKITDADFYFARPYRSCDRGLNEHTNGLIRRFLPKGTDFNEISDDEIAKIEHTLNARRRASLDYRAPNRVFLENLMAA